The proteins below are encoded in one region of Lactuca sativa cultivar Salinas chromosome 3, Lsat_Salinas_v11, whole genome shotgun sequence:
- the LOC111904720 gene encoding uncharacterized protein LOC111904720 — protein sequence MTTVVPTSEEDPILSVVRFTAEMSWAEAGPEVAEPQVASLCLEAQDCMIAGRWFDLASLMLTSADLVFPKASDKDLECIFTIICNLVKKPESLDEMLEMAKLLSTKVAQQPNDKPAIRLKILFNLYNLLENPYSRFYVYMNALKLAMNGKVIEHIIPSFKKIDSFLKEWNLGVHDQRELFLTISNILKEHKSSPKETFKFLTKYLATFSDEDAHTMEEAKEEAAYTIIEFVKSPDMFQHDLLDMPAVAQLEKDTKYALIYQLLKIFLTQRLDAYMDFHTANSAILNSHGIVHDDCIAKMRLMSIVDLASKESGQIPYHMIKDTLQIEDDEVEPWVVKAITAKLIDCKIDQMNEVIRVTRYTERVFGQQQWLSLREKLATWRGNISNVITTIQANKVTEDATQAIQGLAIR from the exons ATGACGACGGTCGTGCCTACATCCGAGGAGGATCCCATCCTCTCCGTTGTTCGATTCACCGCCGAGATGTCCTGGGCTGAAGCCGGTCCCGAG GTAGCCGAACCACAAGTTGCTAGTTTATGCTTGGAGGCTCAAGACTGCATGATTGCTGGCAGATGGTTCGATTTGGCTTCACTGATGCTTACTTCGGCTGATTTGGTATTTCCTAAAGCTTCGGATAAAG ATCTTGAGTGCATCTTCACCATCATCTGCAACCTTGTCAAGAAGcctgaaagccttgatgaaatgtTAGAAATGGCAAAGCTTTTATCCACAAAAGTTGCACAACAACCAAATGATAAGCCTGCAATCCGATTGAAGAT CTTGTTCAATCTCTACAACCTGTTAGAGAACCCTTACAGTCGATTCTACGTATACATGAATGCCCTTAAATTGGCAATGAACGGAAAGGTCATAGAACATATCATACCATCTTTTAAAAAGATAGACAGTTTCTTAAAAGAATGGAATCTTGGAGTTCATGATCAAAGAGAGCTTTTCTTGACAATCTCTAATATCTTAAAGGAACACAAAAG CTCCCCAAAAGAAACCTTCAAGTTCTTAACAAAGTATCTTGCAACATTTTCTGATGAGGATGCACATACTATGGAGGAGGCAAAGGAAGAAGCTGCTTACACTATCATTGAATTTGTCAAATCACCTGACATGTTTCAg CATGATTTGCTTGATATGCCTGCTGTAGCACAATTGGAGAAAGACACCAAATATGCATTGATATATCAACTTCTCAAGATCTTTTTGACTCAAAGGCTAGATGCTTACATGGATTTCCACACTGCAAATTCTGCAATACTAAATAGCCATG GTATTGTACATGATGATTGTATAGCAAAGATGAGGTTGATGTCAATTGTGGATCTTGCCTCAAAAGAATCTGGCCAAATTCCTTATCATATGATAAAGGACACTCTACAG ATTGAGGATGATGAGGTGGAGCCATGGGTAGTAAAGGCTATCACTGCTAAACTGATTGATTGCAAAATTGATCAAATGAATGAAGTCATTAGAGTAAC TCGATACACAGAGCGCGTTTTTGGGCAGCAGCAGTGGCTATCTCTTAGGGAAAAGCTGGCAACATGGAgg GGTAACATATCAAATGTGATAACAACAATTCAAGCAAACAAGGTAACCGAAGACGCAACACAAGCAATCCAAGGTTTGGCAATTCGTTGA
- the LOC122197072 gene encoding golgin candidate 5-like, producing the protein MENGIMDELARRTNQLKLQTHKLRSAHAEIDDLKSEREVIKSSAADVHSILLHLIEGHDPLVTITTRRHLGDKLRPALDVLSRIEGVPVTGFQPQQEGEKEFKQEKQETNQPPPSSSKPATEPKDDTDNEDDVYVEVPRKPVPKVASSSKQTEEISMKERAELEQKRKVAELLEKKRPCSLNGPENRFRASMTQVYALTRERDTLHREQNKRSDATALLKEKDDIITQVMEEDQKDEIEELEASLEALAEELDKNIVKGQVLESQVNEKVLIINSLEADVSRERKLVKSLFSEIQTLKDALKAYETTGMELAKVQEANKRIEMEPVQLETNLIEMETLVESRTCELLEVRKELEMSQAPAEENEAIATESKQLLKQVNCMVTVLENQVPAFEEQIHSNVVVAYAMDLLDLVQKVLNACVRQKKSRRGILGIAAAKGTGTTT; encoded by the exons ATGGAAAATGGGATCATGGATGAGCTTGCCAGACGTACAAATCAGCTTAAATTACAAACACACAAGCTGCGATCTGCTCATGCCGAGATCGATGACCTCAAATCAGAGAGGGAAGTTATAAAGAGTTCTGCTGCCGACGTACACTCCATTCTTCTTCATCTCATTGAAGGTCATGATCCCCTTGTCACTATCACCACTCGAAGGCATCTTGGAGACAAGCTCCGACCGGCACTAGACGTCCTTAGTCGTATCGAGGGTGTTCCCGTGACTGGGTTCCAACCACAACAAGAGGGAGAAAAAGAGTTCAAACAAGAGAAACAAGAGACGAACCAACCTCCTCCTTCCAGCTCCAAGCCAGctactgaaccgaagg ATGATACCGACAACGAAGACGATGTCTACGTTGAAGTTCCTAGAAAGCCTGTCCCAAAGGTTGCTTCTTCATCAAAACAAACTGAAGAAATTTCAATGAAGGAGCGAGCTGAGCTAGAACAGAAGCGAAAGGTGGCGGAgctccttgaaaagaaaaggccgtGTTCCTTGAATGGACCAGAAAATCGCTTCAGAG CTTCAATGACTCAGGTTTATGCTCTTACAAGAGAAAGGGATACACTACATAGAGAGCAAAATAAAAGAAGTGATGCCACTGCGCTTCTAAAGGAAAAGGATGACATAATCACTCAAGTTATGGAAGAGG ATCAGAAAGATGAAATTGAAGAATTAGAAGCGTCTTTGGAGGCTTTAGCGGAAGAGCTTGATAAAAACATTGTAAAAGGTCAAGTTCTTGAAAGTCAAGTGAATGAGAAAGTTTTGATAATCAATTCACTTGAAGCAGATGTTTCAAGAGAGCGTAAGTTGGTAAAATCACTATTTTCTGAAATCCAAACACTAAAAGATGCCTTAAAAGCATATGAGACGACCGGAATGGAATTGGCAAAGGTCCAGGAGGCTAATAAGAGAATTGAAATGGAACCGGTTCAATTGGAAACTAATCTTATTGAAATGGAAACATTAGTTGAATCAAGAACTTGTGAGCTTCTTGAAGTTAGAAAGGAGTTAGAGATGTCACAAGCTCCTGCTGAAGAAAATGAGGCAATTGCTACCGAATCCAAACAG TTGCTGAAACAAGTAAATTGTATGGTGACTGTCCTTGAAAACCAG GTGCCAGCATTTGAAGAACAGATTCATAGCAATGTGGTTGTGGCTTATGCAATGGATCTGTTGGATCTTGTACAAAAA GTGTTAAATGCATGTGTTCGTCAAAAAAAATCTAGaaggggcattttgggtattgcAGCAGCTAAAGGAACAGGGACAACAACCTAA
- the LOC111904724 gene encoding uncharacterized protein LOC111904724, whose protein sequence is MDRNRVPIKADSLLSSIATFHTTKIGSIPETMLASISASSNLLQQYRKRKSVGPRELTPTMLRSIEEADKPAKRGKKPESQKEGQVAKPSKGQTPKKRKTDKAAPSQPQPKKQKKPARRLILQSSSESDSDYVPPNQKKAQSSDSENESSDEEASGRGDTPPRSPTPEIPVRTLPPSPPPVTIPAFIPPISQTTTSQPFTSIPIPIPIFADTTSTTTTKPTFNIPKPPVNEPTFTIENPITTEAPATSKPLSPTPSTETTPILGGEDLEFDSTYFSPYRVQNEDDEDEPITKHHLKAVNEKLDQLLSFSSSSTYSDATLKALFSSVVAEHSASLTVAAKAIEASTSQFQQAAQVVDASIKECKEATAKVDKLVSQVHIFLDSLQDAATKNAAIVNSSVEILQQTLQSECSKVEAARLAIEQANEAFHANVNERLTQLQVD, encoded by the coding sequence ATGGATCGCAATCGTGTTCCAATAAAGGCGGATTCCTTACTCTCTTCAATCGCCACCTTTCATACGACGAAGATCGGCTCCATTCCTGAAACAATGCTTGCTTCTATCTCAGCATCAAGCAATCTTCTTCAGCAGTACAGAAAACGTAAGTCCGTTGGTCCGCGTGAGCTTACTCCTACAATGCTTCGTTCCATTGAAGAAGCTGATAAACCAGCTAAAAGGGGCAAGAAACCTGAATCGCAAAAGGAGGGACAGGTAGCGAAACCATCCAAGGGGCAGAcccccaagaagaggaaaactgACAAAGCAGCCCCTTCTCAACCACAACCCAAAAAGCAGAAGAAGCCTGCTAGGagacttattcttcaatcctccaGTGAGTCGGATTCAGATTACGTTCCTCCTAACCAGAAGAAAGCTCAATCATCAGACTCTGAGAACGAAAGTTCAGATGAAGAGGCTTCGGGCCGAGGGGATACTCCACCTCGCTCCCCAACTCCAGAAATTCCGGTTCGTACACtgcctccttcacctccacctgttaCCATTCCTGCTTTTATCCCTCCTATCTCTCAAACAACTACCTCTCAACCTTTCACCTCTATACCTATCCCCATTCCCATCTTCGCAGACACAACCTCTACCACCACTACAAAACCTACCTTCAATATTCCCAAACCACCTGTAAACGAACCTACCTTTACAATCGAAAATCCAATAACAACCGAAGCTCCCGCTACTTCAAAACCCTTATCACCAACACCTTCTACAGAAACAACCCCAATCttgggcggtgaggacttggagtttGACTCCACATACTTCAGTCCTTATCGAGTACAGAATGAGGATGATGAGGACGAGCCCATTACCAAACATCATCTTAAAGCGGTCAATGAAAAGCTGGATCAACTGCTTTCCTTCTCTTCCTCAAGCACTTATTCAGATGCGACATTGAAGGCTCTATTCTCTTCAGTGGTTGCTGAACATTCAGCCTCCTTAACTGTTGCCGCCAAGGCTATTGAAGCCTCCACTTCTCAGTTTCAACAGGCCGCTCAAGTTGTTGATGCATCTATAAAAGAGTGCAAGGaggcgaccgcaaaagtcgataaactagtttcgcAGGTTCACATCTTTTTAGATTCTTTGCAGGATGCTGCTACCAAGAATGCTGCTATAGTTAATTCTTCTGTAGAAATTCTTCAACAGACTCTTCAGTCTGAGTGCTCGAAGGTTGAAGCAGCACGCCTCGCTATTGAACAGGCGAATGAAGCGTTTCATGCTAATGTTAATGAACGCTTGACTCAACTACAAGTGGACTAA